A genomic stretch from Petrimonas mucosa includes:
- a CDS encoding MFS transporter — translation MSSIPEIKHVKDKSTTIKSMIILALLYFIFGLVSWVNTILIPYFELTLQLSRFESYLVTFAFYIAYLIMAIPSSYLLNRVGYKKGMMYGLWCMAIGALLFVPAAYWRVYQVFLLGLFLLGVGLAILQSAANPYVTIVGPIESAAKRMSIVGTGNKLAGVIANLIFAAVVIRESDRELMQQIEAGVYTGADLDAALSTLIQGVMTPYLILGIALFIFGVIIRYSPLPELDPSVVNKQSTEDEESRKSIFQYPALLLGVLAMFFHIGTQMIALGTSIQYAGTMGESLAGPAQNIPSYTMLLTFVGYFLGIALIPKYLKQRNALLICASINLILSALIITTTGTVNFLGISTDISLWYLVMMGLPNALLYAGIWPLAISGLGKYTNLGSAFLVMALSGSAIMPIVYNAFFELNNATLPAFESMKYAYWILIPCFAYIVWYAAWGYRIKSWKKN, via the coding sequence ATGAGCAGTATTCCGGAAATCAAACATGTCAAGGACAAAAGTACCACCATCAAATCGATGATAATACTGGCACTTTTGTATTTTATTTTTGGGTTGGTATCATGGGTTAACACCATATTGATCCCCTACTTCGAGTTAACACTACAGTTATCGCGTTTTGAATCCTACTTGGTAACGTTCGCGTTTTACATTGCCTACCTGATTATGGCTATTCCTTCCTCTTACTTACTCAATAGAGTAGGTTACAAAAAAGGAATGATGTATGGCTTGTGGTGCATGGCAATCGGTGCCCTTCTTTTCGTGCCGGCTGCCTACTGGCGGGTGTATCAAGTTTTCTTACTGGGACTTTTCTTACTGGGAGTGGGCCTCGCGATTCTTCAATCCGCGGCAAACCCCTACGTCACTATCGTGGGCCCCATCGAGAGCGCGGCGAAACGAATGAGCATCGTGGGAACCGGCAACAAGCTAGCCGGCGTAATCGCCAACTTGATATTTGCAGCCGTGGTAATCCGCGAATCCGATCGCGAACTCATGCAGCAAATTGAAGCAGGCGTGTATACGGGGGCAGATTTAGATGCGGCGTTAAGCACGCTGATACAAGGGGTTATGACCCCCTACCTTATTTTAGGTATCGCCTTGTTCATTTTTGGCGTCATAATCCGTTACTCGCCGCTTCCGGAACTGGATCCCAGCGTGGTCAATAAACAGTCGACGGAGGATGAAGAGTCTCGGAAATCGATCTTCCAATACCCTGCGCTACTACTTGGCGTTCTCGCCATGTTTTTTCATATTGGCACCCAAATGATCGCTTTGGGGACGAGCATCCAATACGCGGGAACCATGGGTGAAAGCCTGGCTGGGCCGGCACAAAATATTCCGTCTTACACCATGCTTCTCACATTCGTGGGTTACTTCTTAGGAATTGCCCTCATTCCAAAATATTTAAAACAGCGGAACGCGTTGTTAATCTGCGCGAGCATCAACCTCATTTTGTCTGCTCTAATCATTACCACCACGGGAACCGTGAACTTCCTGGGAATAAGCACCGATATTTCGCTTTGGTACCTGGTAATGATGGGGCTCCCCAACGCGTTGCTCTATGCGGGTATTTGGCCCCTCGCCATCAGCGGCTTAGGAAAATACACCAACTTGGGATCAGCATTTTTGGTAATGGCGTTGAGTGGAAGTGCCATTATGCCCATCGTTTACAACGCGTTTTTCGAACTGAATAACGCGACGTTACCTGCTTTCGAGTCGATGAAGTATGCCTACTGGATCTTGATCCCCTGTTTTGCCTATATCGTATGGTACGCCGCATGGGGATACCGCATCAAGTCCTGGAAGAAAAATTGA